The genomic stretch CGGCCGGACCCCGGTTCCGGAGCGGGAACGGCTGCGCCTTCTGGCCGGTCACGGGGCCTCGCTGGCCATTTACCTTTCGGCCCGTCTGGCCCCGGCCGTGCAGGCCGATCTCCTGGCCGGGGGCCTTTCGCCGGATACCATGGTCGTGGTCGGTCACCGGGTGGGCCATCCGGACGAGCGGGTTTTGACCGTGGCCCTGGCCGATCTGCCCGAAGCCGTGGCCCGGGAGGGGTTTTCACGCCAGACAGTTTTTCTGGTTCTGCCCGGGGAGGATGGACGGGATCATGTGTCCCGGCTTTACGATGTGGGTTTCGGGCATGGATTTCGTCAGGCTCGGCGCGAGCAGGGCCCAGCCGTTTACGCCTTCACCCGAATGGGTGCGGTATTGGCCCAGAGGGTGGCCCAGGAACTGGGCGGGATCCTTTTCCTGCCGTCACGATTGACCGGAGAGTGCGGTGGACGGGACTTCGAATCCGTTCAGACCCTGATGGCCGAGGTCTTTCACGGTCACCCGGCCCACGTGTTCGTGGGCGCGGCGGGCATTGCCATGCGGGCCGTGGCCCCGCACCTGGGCTCCAAGGCCACGGACCCGGCCGTGGTGGTCTGCGACCAGCGCGGGAAGCATGTGGTGAGCCTCCTTTCTGGCCATCTGGGCGGGGGGAACGACTTGGCCCGGAAAGTGGCCAAGATAACCAACGGCCGGGCCGTGATCACCACGGCCTCGGATGTGGAAGGGGTCCCGGCCCTGGACGTTCTGGCCCGGGATCTCGGGTTGTTCGTGGCCGACGGTGTAAAGATGCGCGCGGCCCAGGCCGTTCTGGCCGAGGGCGGACGATTGCGCGTCTTCGACCCCGAGGGCATTCTCCTGACAGCGGTCGAAGATTCGGGGAATCTGGAGGCCGTGGCCGGGGGCGACGACCCAGAGGTCCGCGTCCAGGTCCGCATC from Deltaproteobacteria bacterium encodes the following:
- a CDS encoding cobalamin biosynthesis protein CbiG; translation: MGAVLAQRVAQELGGILFLPSRLTGECGGRDFESVQTLMAEVFHGHPAHVFVGAAGIAMRAVAPHLGSKATDPAVVVCDQRGKHVVSLLSGHLGGGNDLARKVAKITNGRAVITTASDVEGVPALDVLARDLGLFVADGVKMRAAQAVLAEGGRLRVFDPEGILLTAVEDSGNLEAVAGGDDPEVRVQVRIPSSEDRALLLVPKGLAVGVGCRRGTPAGEIQSAVQTVLDEAGLHPKSVVCLASADLKMDEAGLLAVATALEAEVRFFSASELGAIEAPHPSAMVHKHVGVQSVCEAAAILAGKAGRLIVTKKVFGRVTVAVAE